ATACCGAGTGACCGGCATGTCCTGCGGACACTGCGAGGCCGCGGTGCGTGAGGAGGTCGCAAAGATCGCCGGCATCGAACAGGTGAACGTCAGCGCCGCAACGGGCACCCTCGTCGTGACCAGCAGCGCACACCTGGACGACGCCCCGGTCCTCGCCGCGGTCGACGAGGCCGGGTACGAAGCCGTTCCCGCCTGAACAGGAGGATCAGCGCCATGGCTGCGACGCGGCCCACGCAACAGCACGGCGACATCGAGCTGACCATCGGCGGCATGACCTGTGCGGCGTGCGCCATGCGGATCGAGAAGAAGCTCAACAAGCTCGACGGGGTCAGTGCCAGCATCAACTACGCAACGGAGAAGGCCACCGTGTCCGCGACGGGCGGTTACGACGCCGCCGCCCTGATCGCCGAGGTGGAGAAGACCGGCTACACCGCAGCGCTGCCCGCCGCCGCCAGTGCCGAGGATGACGCCGAGGGTGGCGCGGACCCGGAGCTGAACGGGCTGCGCCGTCGCCTGATCGGCGCCGTGGTGCTGTCGGTCCCGGTGATCGCGCTGGCCATGGTTCCCGCGCTGCAGTTCACCTACTGGCAGTGGGTGTCCCTGGCGCTGGCCGCCCCCGTCGTCGTCTGGGCGGCGTGGCCGTTCCACCGGGCCGCCTGGGCCAACCTCCGCCGGGGCGCGGCCACCATGGACACCCTGATCTCGATGGGCACCTCGGCCGCCCTGCTGTGGTCGATGTATGCGCTGTTCTTCGGCACCGCGGGCACTCCCGGCATGAAACACCCCTTCGAGCTGACGGTGGCCCGCTCTGACGGGGCGGGCAACATCTATCTCGAGGTCGCCGCCGGGGTGACGATGTTCGTGCTCGCGGGCCGCTACTTCGAGAAGCGTTCCAAGCGCCAGGCCGGCGCGGCGCTGCGGGCCTTGATGGAACTCGGCGCCAAGGATGTCGCGGTCCTGCGCGACGGCACCGAGGTACGTGTCCCGGTCGATGAACTGCGGGTCGGCGACGAGTTCGTGGTCCGCCCCGGCGAGAAGTTCGCCACCGACGGCGTCATCACCGCCGGCAGCTCGGCCGTCGATGCCGCCATGCTGACCGGCGAGTCGATGCCGGTCGAGGTGAGCACCGGCGACGCCGTGACGGGCGCGACGGTCAACGCCGGGGGCCGGCTGGTGGTCCGCGCAACCCGCGTCGGCTCTGACACCCAGCTGGCGAAGATGGCCAAGCTGGTCGAGGACGCCCAGTCGGGCAAAGCCGACGTGCAGCGCCTGGCCGACCGGGTGTCCGCGGTGTTCGTGCCGGTGGTCATCGCGATCGCCGTCGCCACCCTGGCCGGCTGGCTGCTGGCAGGCTTCCCCGCGTCCGCGGCATTCACCGCCGCGGTCGCCGTCCTGATCATCGCCTGCCCCTGTGCGCTCGGTCTGGCCACTCCGACCGCGCTGCTGGTCGGCACCGGCCGCGGCGCCCAGCTGGGCGTGCTGATCAAGGGCCCGGAGGTACTGGAGTCGACGCGGGCGGTCGATACCGTCGTCCTGGACAAGACCGGCACGGTCACCACCGGACGGATGACGCTGACCGAGGTGCACACCGCACCCGGCACCGACCGCGCGCACCTGCTGACGCTGGCCGGCGCCCTCGAGCACGCCTCCGAACACCCGATCGCGCGGGCCGTCGCCGCGGGTGCCGAGGCCGAGGTCGGTGCGCTGCCCACGGTCGAGGGCTTCGCGAACGTCGAGGGCCGAGGCGTGCGGGGCACCGTGGCCGGGCACGACGTCGTCGTCGGGCGCGACGCGCTGGTGACCGAGCGTTGCGGGCCGCTGCCCGCGGGCCTCGCGGCCGCCAAGGCCGCGGCCGAGCGCCAAGGCAAGACCGCGATCGCCGTCGGCTGGGACGGTCAGGCCCGCGGCGTACTGGTGGTCGCCGACACCGTGAAACCGACCAGCGCCGAGGCCATCTCGCAGCTCAGGTCCCTCGGCCTGACCCCGCTGCTGCTCACGGGCGACAACACCGCGGTCGCCGAACAGATTGCCGCCGAGGTGGGCAT
This DNA window, taken from Mycolicibacterium sp. MU0050, encodes the following:
- a CDS encoding heavy-metal-associated domain-containing protein, whose product is MTTKEYRVTGMSCGHCEAAVREEVAKIAGIEQVNVSAATGTLVVTSSAHLDDAPVLAAVDEAGYEAVPA
- a CDS encoding heavy metal translocating P-type ATPase, yielding MAATRPTQQHGDIELTIGGMTCAACAMRIEKKLNKLDGVSASINYATEKATVSATGGYDAAALIAEVEKTGYTAALPAAASAEDDAEGGADPELNGLRRRLIGAVVLSVPVIALAMVPALQFTYWQWVSLALAAPVVVWAAWPFHRAAWANLRRGAATMDTLISMGTSAALLWSMYALFFGTAGTPGMKHPFELTVARSDGAGNIYLEVAAGVTMFVLAGRYFEKRSKRQAGAALRALMELGAKDVAVLRDGTEVRVPVDELRVGDEFVVRPGEKFATDGVITAGSSAVDAAMLTGESMPVEVSTGDAVTGATVNAGGRLVVRATRVGSDTQLAKMAKLVEDAQSGKADVQRLADRVSAVFVPVVIAIAVATLAGWLLAGFPASAAFTAAVAVLIIACPCALGLATPTALLVGTGRGAQLGVLIKGPEVLESTRAVDTVVLDKTGTVTTGRMTLTEVHTAPGTDRAHLLTLAGALEHASEHPIARAVAAGAEAEVGALPTVEGFANVEGRGVRGTVAGHDVVVGRDALVTERCGPLPAGLAAAKAAAERQGKTAIAVGWDGQARGVLVVADTVKPTSAEAISQLRSLGLTPLLLTGDNTAVAEQIAAEVGIDTVIAEVLPADKADVIAGLQAEGKTVAMVGDGVNDAAALAQADLGLAMGTGTDVAIEAADITLVRGDLRSAADAIRLSRRTLATIKGNLFWAFAYNVAAIPLAALGLLNPMLAGAAMAFSSVFVVGNSLRLRTFRST